The Engystomops pustulosus chromosome 1, aEngPut4.maternal, whole genome shotgun sequence genome has a window encoding:
- the LOC140077085 gene encoding uncharacterized protein, translating to MHLLSGLVPSPYSSSPEMGSKILEQEFEGTGQKGINPRVSQGRSQVVADGHKSRQGNLLEEQSVYHHTDRRQQERLGSSASSKVDAGLLDRGDLQKVVQLSRTKGGLGSAQFKHCSIGRTSRVDTVRQHHDSIIPEEARGNQIPITDVFNKTNIFVGRGPCPINLGYPSKGNREHQGGFPQPKENTSQRVVHKRGDIPVSILSLGRTSNRLVCDKKKLQVSTLFFLRKRGDKRSSGCILPLLEHHSRLRLPPYSPDRQSIGENLSREDTDHICVPKLAQKELVPDSEADVHSGPSHTTSVRRSPGTGSNIPSRSRKTPVISMDPESDYMKSQGLSSAVINTLKASRKPVTFAIYHKIWKKFCSFCADNPPCQSNPNILQVLNFLQKGLELGLSTSTLKVQVSALSAFFDQPLIEHRGKIRGGRRPRQPSLDG from the coding sequence ATGCATCTCCTCAGTGGCCTGGTGCCAAGCCCATACTCGAGCTCTCCAGAAATGGGTTCTAAGATCCTGGAACAGGAGTTCGAAGGGACTGGACAAAAAGGTATCAATCCCCGCGTCAGTCAAGGAAGATCTCAAGTGGTGGCTGATGGACACAAATCTAGACAGGGGAATCTTCTGGAGGAACAGTCCGTATATCACCATACAGACAGACGCCAGCAAGAGCGGTTGGGGAGCAGTGCTTCCTCAAAAGTTGACGCAGGGCTCCTGGACAGAGGAGATCTCCAGAAGGTCGTCCAACTATCGAGAACTAAGGGCGGTTTGGGAAGTGCTCAGTTCAAACACTGCTCAATTGGCAGGACATCACGTGTTGATACTGTCCGACAACACCACGACAGTATCATACCTGAAGAGGCAAGGGGGAACCAGATCCCCATTACTGATGTCTTTAACAagacaaatatttttgtgggcagaggaccaTGTCCTATCAATCTCGGCTACCCATCTAAAGGGAACAGAGAACACCAGGGCGGATTTCCTCAGCCGAAGGAAAATACTTCCCAACGAGTGGTGCATAAAAGAGGAGATATTCCAGTATCTATCCTCTCTTTGGGGAGAACCTCAAATAGACTTGTTTGCGACAAAAAGAAACTCCAAGTGTCGACACTTTTTTTCCTTAGAAAAAGGGGAGACAAAAGATCGTCTGGATGCATTCTCCCACTCTTGGAACACCACTCTCGCCTACgccttcccccctattcccctgatcgccagagtATTGGAGAAAATTTATCTAGAGAAGACACAGACCATATTTGTGTGCCCAAattggcccaaaaagagctggtacCCGATTCTGAAGCGGATGTCCACTCAGGACCCAGTCATACTACCAGTGTCAGAAGATCTCCTGGTACAGGGTCCAATATCCCATCCAGATCCAGGAAGACTCCAGTtatcagcatggatcctgaatCGGACTATATGAAGTCCCAAGGACTATCCTCTGCTGTTATAAAcaccctgaaggcaagtagaaaacctgtcacttttgccatttatcacaagatttggaaaaagttttgttCTTTCTGTGCAGATAACCCACCATGTCAATCTAATCCCAATATCTTGCAGGTTCTTAACTTCCTTcaaaagggtttggagttgggaCTTTCC
- the LOC140077102 gene encoding uncharacterized protein, which yields MFRLADISGPTIGNMETHGMEASSLDLISLNPEPREKEKDKGRAKDQSGTKKTTSKKCNMCLEKLPTDYKKPVCKTCVDNLLREERTSFVDEMRSFIREEVKTSIASSITAFIPQEPPHKKQRVIESMSDYTSDSEGTKESTDMEPGPSNSASKMESRYLLASEDLEPLLKAMRDTLKIEEIEETKSIQDELFGLLKVKKRRVFPINDTLKELILEEWREPENKISISREFKSRLSFDETEAKIWNATPKVDIQVTKMTKKTDLPFEDAIQLRDPLDRKADSLLKKTWECAMLNLKSNIATTSMARTLFHWITELESHVRDGTPREMLLSTFSTLRAATAFIADASAEGVRISAKEGALSNSVRRSLWLRQWTGDFRSKSKLCGIPFEGEYLFGSELDTLLEKAADRKKGFPESRSNQRKQPFRDSKDRKQPFRGKGKQGRWSYPKGGRGRGFLLSASNSAPAFRKQ from the exons ATGTTTAGGCTTGCTGATATCAGTGGTcccacaattgggaatatggagacacatggcatggaggcttcaagtctggacctcatatccttgaaccct gagcccagggaaaaggagaaggataaagggagagctaaaGATCAGTCCGGCACAAAGAAAACCACTTCCAAAAAGTGTAATATGTGCTTAGAGAAACTCCCTACGGACTATAAAAAGCCGGTCTGTAAAACCTGCGTAGATAATCTACTCAGAGAAGAGAGAACCTCATTTGTGGATGAAATGCGTAGCTTTATCAGAGAAGAAGTTAAAACATCTATAGCATCATCCATAACAGCTTTCATACCTCAGGAGCCTCCACATAAAAAACAAAGAGTTATAGAATCCATGTCGGATTATACATCAGACTCAGAAGGGACCAAGGAGTCTACGGATATGGAGCCAGGTCCCTCAAATTCAGCCAGTAAGATGGAGTCGAGATATTTGTTAGCATCCGAAGATCTGGAACCCTTACTAAAAGCTATGAGGGATACCCTCAAAATTGAGGAAATAGAAGAGACCAAATCTATTCAGGATGAATTATTCGGACTTCTTAAAGTTAAGAAGAGGCGAGTGTTTCCCATAAATGACACTCTTAAGGAACTAATACTAGAAGAATGGAGAGAACCGGAGAACAAAATCTCCATATCTAGAGAATTTAAAAGTCGTCTGTCCTTTGATGaaacagaagccaaaatttgGAACGCTACCCCTAAAGTAGACATCCAGGTCACAAAAATGACCAAGAAGACAGACCTCCCGTTTGAGGATGCAATCCAGTTAAGAGATCCCCTGGATAGAAAGGCGGACAGCCTTctaaagaagacatgggagtgtgCCATGTTGAATCTAAAATCAAATATTGCCACAACATCCATGGCACGGACTCTCTTTCATTGGATTACCGAACTGGAGAGTCATGTTAGAGATGGTACTCCTAGGGAGATGCTATTGAGTACATTTTCAACGTTGAGAGCAGCCACCGCCTTCATCGCAGATGCCTCAGCGGAAGGAGTTAGAATAAGTGCCAAGGAAGGGGCACTATCAAATTCAGTTAGAAGATCACTTTGGCTTCGCCAGTGGACTGGCGATTTCAGATCGAAGTCAAAATTATGTGGTATTCCATTTGAAGGGGAATACCTATTCGGTTCCGAACTTGACACGCTGTTAGAAAAAGCGGCAGACAGAAAGAAAGGGTTTCCGGAATCCAGAAGTAACCAAAGAAAGCAGCCCTTTCGagactctaaggacagaaaacagccctttagagggaaaggcaaacagggcaggtggagctaccctaaaggagggagAGGAAGGGGCTTCCTTCTCAGTGCCAGCAACTCGGCCCCAGCGtttagaaaacaatga